From a single Streptomyces sp. 1331.2 genomic region:
- a CDS encoding ROK family transcriptional regulator — MTKSTSKAPLAGTPSLLRAINDRAALELLLENGPLSRTQIGTLTGLSKPTASQLLARLEAAGLVLPVGTTAGGPGPNAQLYQVNPAAGYVAGLDVTNSGIRVAVADITGATLAEHTVTSKGVPAAETVPRVAAAVAEAVRAAGLAEGSLRTVAIGVGGAPDPVTGKLRYASHLPGWHSPRLVEELTEAIGAPVSIENDVNLAAVAEQASGAAAGFEDFVLLWAEAGVGAAIVIAGRLHRGFTGGAGEVGYMPVPDSPVEWDARRRKFGGFQALVGASAVRALAREHGLGAPTAQESIAKALATPGAGDDLLAELAGRLAVGLAVIVSVVDPELVVLSGAVPSAGGERLRALVEEELARISIARPEVRSSALPGSPVLLGALQRALSDAREAVFSTH, encoded by the coding sequence ATGACCAAGAGCACCTCCAAGGCCCCCCTCGCCGGTACGCCGAGCCTCCTGCGGGCCATCAACGACCGCGCCGCCCTGGAACTGCTGCTGGAGAACGGGCCGCTGTCCCGCACCCAGATCGGCACGCTGACCGGGCTGTCCAAGCCCACCGCCTCCCAGCTGCTGGCCCGGCTGGAGGCGGCCGGGCTGGTGCTGCCGGTCGGCACCACGGCGGGCGGGCCGGGGCCCAACGCGCAGCTGTACCAGGTGAATCCGGCCGCCGGGTACGTCGCGGGGCTGGACGTCACCAACAGCGGGATCCGGGTCGCGGTCGCCGACATCACCGGCGCCACGCTGGCCGAGCACACCGTGACCAGCAAGGGTGTCCCGGCCGCCGAGACCGTACCGAGAGTGGCGGCCGCAGTGGCCGAGGCGGTACGGGCCGCCGGGCTCGCCGAGGGCAGCCTGCGCACCGTCGCGATCGGGGTCGGCGGCGCTCCCGACCCGGTCACCGGCAAGCTGCGCTACGCCTCCCACCTGCCCGGCTGGCACTCCCCGCGGCTGGTCGAGGAGCTGACCGAGGCGATCGGTGCGCCGGTGTCGATCGAGAACGACGTCAACCTGGCCGCCGTCGCCGAGCAGGCCTCCGGTGCGGCGGCCGGCTTCGAGGACTTCGTCCTGCTCTGGGCCGAGGCGGGGGTCGGCGCCGCGATCGTGATCGCCGGGCGGCTGCACCGCGGGTTCACCGGCGGCGCCGGGGAGGTCGGCTACATGCCGGTGCCGGACTCCCCCGTCGAATGGGACGCCCGGCGGCGCAAGTTCGGCGGGTTCCAGGCCCTCGTCGGCGCATCCGCCGTCCGGGCGCTGGCCCGCGAGCACGGGCTCGGCGCGCCCACCGCGCAGGAGTCGATCGCCAAGGCCCTGGCGACCCCGGGCGCCGGCGACGACCTCCTCGCCGAGCTGGCCGGGCGGCTCGCCGTCGGCCTGGCCGTGATCGTCTCCGTCGTCGACCCCGAGCTGGTGGTCCTCTCCGGGGCGGTGCCGAGCGCGGGCGGGGAACGGCTGCGCGCGCTGGTCGAGGAGGAGCTGGCCCGGATCTCCATCGCCAGACCGGAGGTCCGCAGCAGCGCCCTGCCCGGCTCACCGGTCCTGCTCGGCGCCCTGCAGCGGGCCCTGTCCGACGCCCGCGAGGCGGTCTTCTCCACCCACTGA
- a CDS encoding ABC transporter substrate-binding protein encodes MHATTSRRGRRTIVAVAGSAVLALLATACTGSSDSGGTDDSASGKDVTITFWHGWSQDNETKAINDNIAAFEKSHPNIHVKAVGNVPDDKVNQALRAGGDDAPDVVSSFTTNNVGMFCSTKAFTDLKPLLQKSGIDPAKTFPAAMLNYTQFQGNQCSLPLLGDAYGLYYNKKAFADAGIAHPPKTFSEFAEDAVKLTQADGDSYKQLGFMPLYHGYESTTEHYLGQYGASYFGADGKSTIATDPKVAAMLKWQKGLVDQLGGYAKLDRFRSTFGEEFSAKNPFHTGQVAMAIDGEWRTASLAENKPGFEWATAAFPVPDDQADTYGRGYQTGTIVGIASTSRKQAAAWEFVKYLTTDTDAVVSFANAIHNVPSTFEALDSPKLVADDNFRTFLDVAKNPNSGTTPPAVNGGGYIVSLQNLGYDYESGKQTDLQAGLTATAKQIDTDIAQAK; translated from the coding sequence GTGCACGCCACCACCTCCCGCAGAGGCCGCCGCACGATCGTCGCCGTCGCCGGCAGCGCCGTCCTGGCCCTGCTCGCCACCGCCTGCACCGGGTCCAGCGACTCGGGCGGCACCGACGACTCGGCGAGCGGCAAGGACGTCACCATCACCTTCTGGCACGGCTGGAGCCAGGACAACGAGACCAAGGCGATCAACGACAACATCGCCGCCTTCGAGAAGTCCCACCCCAACATCCACGTCAAGGCCGTCGGCAACGTCCCGGACGACAAGGTCAACCAGGCGCTGCGGGCCGGCGGCGACGACGCGCCCGACGTGGTGTCCTCCTTCACCACCAACAACGTCGGCATGTTCTGTTCCACCAAGGCCTTCACCGACCTCAAGCCGCTGCTGCAGAAGAGCGGCATCGACCCGGCCAAGACCTTCCCGGCCGCGATGCTCAACTACACGCAGTTCCAGGGCAACCAGTGCTCGCTGCCGCTGCTCGGCGACGCGTACGGCCTGTACTACAACAAGAAGGCCTTCGCCGACGCCGGCATCGCCCACCCGCCCAAGACCTTCAGCGAGTTCGCCGAGGACGCCGTCAAGCTGACCCAGGCCGACGGAGACTCGTACAAGCAGCTCGGCTTCATGCCGCTCTACCACGGCTACGAGTCCACCACCGAGCACTACCTCGGCCAGTACGGCGCCTCCTACTTCGGTGCCGACGGCAAGTCGACCATCGCCACCGACCCGAAGGTCGCCGCGATGCTCAAGTGGCAGAAGGGCCTGGTCGACCAGCTCGGCGGCTACGCCAAGCTGGACAGGTTCCGCTCGACCTTCGGCGAGGAGTTCAGCGCCAAGAACCCCTTCCACACCGGCCAGGTCGCGATGGCCATCGACGGCGAGTGGCGCACCGCCTCGCTCGCCGAGAACAAGCCCGGCTTCGAGTGGGCCACCGCCGCCTTCCCCGTCCCGGACGACCAGGCGGACACCTACGGCCGCGGCTACCAGACCGGCACCATCGTCGGCATCGCCAGCACCAGCCGGAAGCAGGCCGCCGCCTGGGAGTTCGTCAAGTACCTGACCACCGACACCGACGCGGTCGTCAGCTTCGCCAACGCGATCCACAACGTACCCAGCACCTTCGAGGCGCTCGACTCGCCGAAGCTCGTCGCCGACGACAACTTCAGGACGTTCCTGGACGTCGCCAAGAACCCGAACTCCGGCACCACCCCGCCGGCCGTCAACGGCGGCGGCTACATCGTCTCCCTGCAGAACCTGGGCTACGACTACGAGTCCGGCAAGCAGACCGACCTGCAGGCCGGGCTGACCGCCACGGCCAAGCAGATCGACACCGACATCGCCCAGGCCAAGTAA
- a CDS encoding carbohydrate ABC transporter permease yields MSLAFGTRKGSTSRDAGPTGPAAPAAQHLLRRKRRREAVRTLAFLSPWLIGFSVFFVYPLVSTAYFSFTQYNGFGSPTFNGLKNWDYVVNQLPTFWQGLRNTLWLVVVMVSLRVLFGLGVGMLITKVKTGAGFFRTLFYLPYLAPPVAATVAFAFLFNPGTGPVNHLLGELGLPQPGWFASPDWSKPALTLLAMWGVGDLMVIFMASLLDVPKEQYEAAELDGAGPFQRFRYVTLPNISPIIMFAVVTGVIQTMQYYTQAIVAGKVASGIAGNSGQQFEPGYPNGSTWTLPQMVYNLGFQRFNYGAACVVALVLFAISMAVTSILLRRRSGFLASDD; encoded by the coding sequence ATGTCACTCGCGTTCGGCACCCGCAAGGGAAGCACCTCCCGGGATGCCGGCCCGACCGGCCCGGCGGCGCCCGCCGCGCAGCACCTGCTGCGCCGCAAGCGCCGCCGGGAGGCGGTCCGCACCCTCGCCTTCCTCTCCCCCTGGCTGATCGGCTTCAGCGTCTTCTTCGTCTACCCGCTGGTCTCCACCGCCTACTTCTCCTTCACCCAGTACAACGGCTTCGGCTCGCCGACCTTCAACGGCCTGAAGAACTGGGACTACGTCGTCAACCAGCTGCCGACCTTCTGGCAGGGCCTGCGCAACACCCTGTGGCTGGTCGTCGTCATGGTGAGCCTGCGGGTCCTGTTCGGCCTCGGCGTCGGGATGCTCATCACCAAGGTCAAGACCGGCGCGGGCTTCTTCCGCACGCTCTTCTACCTGCCGTACCTGGCCCCGCCGGTGGCCGCGACCGTCGCCTTCGCCTTCCTGTTCAACCCCGGCACCGGCCCGGTCAACCACCTGCTCGGCGAGCTCGGCCTGCCGCAGCCCGGCTGGTTCGCCTCCCCGGACTGGTCCAAGCCCGCGCTCACCCTGCTCGCCATGTGGGGCGTCGGCGACCTGATGGTCATCTTCATGGCCTCGCTGCTGGACGTCCCCAAGGAGCAGTACGAGGCCGCCGAACTGGACGGCGCCGGGCCCTTCCAGCGGTTCCGGTACGTCACGCTGCCGAACATCTCGCCGATCATCATGTTCGCGGTGGTCACCGGCGTCATCCAGACCATGCAGTACTACACCCAGGCCATCGTCGCCGGGAAGGTCGCCAGCGGCATCGCGGGCAACTCCGGCCAGCAGTTCGAGCCCGGCTACCCCAACGGCTCCACCTGGACGCTGCCGCAGATGGTCTACAACCTCGGCTTCCAGCGCTTCAACTACGGCGCGGCCTGCGTCGTCGCCCTGGTGTTGTTCGCCATCTCGATGGCCGTCACCTCGATCCTGCTCCGCCGCCGCTCCGGCTTCCTGGCGAGCGACGACTAG
- a CDS encoding carbohydrate ABC transporter permease — protein MTLGNTLTTAPAPTGPSRSRTGRSRPGGPAARAARRRALLNWVAVHALAVAAALFFLLPFVFVFLTSVMTDQQALTTDYWPASWQWGNYSKVWDTPGFLTWWRNTLLYAGLGTLLTIVSSLPVAYALAKFRFRGRNLALMAVIAMMMLPPQVTVIPMYLFWAKQMGMSGSLWPLIIPMAFGDAFSIFLLRQFLLTIPKEYIEAARIDGCGDLRTLLRVVLPMAKPAIAAVALFQFFYCWNDYFGPQIYASNNRGAWTLSYGLESFKAAHHTNWNLTMAATLLVMAPVIVLFFFAQKAFIEGVTLTGVKG, from the coding sequence ATGACTCTCGGCAACACGCTCACCACGGCGCCGGCCCCGACCGGCCCCTCCCGCTCCCGCACCGGCCGCTCCCGCCCCGGCGGCCCCGCCGCCCGGGCCGCCCGGCGCCGCGCCCTGCTCAACTGGGTGGCCGTGCACGCGCTGGCCGTCGCCGCCGCGCTGTTCTTCCTGCTGCCCTTCGTCTTCGTCTTCCTCACCTCGGTGATGACCGACCAGCAGGCGCTCACCACCGACTACTGGCCCGCCAGCTGGCAGTGGGGCAACTACAGCAAGGTCTGGGACACCCCCGGCTTCCTCACCTGGTGGCGCAACACCCTGCTCTACGCCGGGCTCGGCACCCTGCTGACCATCGTCTCCAGCCTGCCGGTCGCCTACGCGCTCGCCAAGTTCCGCTTCCGCGGCCGCAACCTGGCCCTGATGGCCGTCATCGCGATGATGATGCTGCCGCCGCAGGTCACCGTCATCCCGATGTACCTGTTCTGGGCCAAGCAGATGGGCATGAGCGGCTCGCTCTGGCCGCTGATCATCCCGATGGCCTTCGGCGACGCGTTCTCCATCTTCCTGCTGCGCCAGTTCCTGCTGACCATCCCCAAGGAGTACATCGAGGCCGCCCGCATCGACGGCTGCGGCGACCTGCGCACCCTGCTGCGGGTCGTCCTGCCGATGGCCAAGCCGGCCATCGCCGCGGTCGCACTGTTCCAGTTCTTCTACTGCTGGAACGACTACTTCGGCCCGCAGATCTACGCCAGCAACAACCGCGGGGCCTGGACGCTCAGTTACGGCCTGGAGTCGTTCAAGGCCGCGCACCACACCAACTGGAACCTCACCATGGCCGCCACCCTGCTGGTGATGGCGCCGGTGATCGTCCTCTTCTTCTTCGCTCAGAAGGCCTTCATCGAAGGCGTGACACTGACAGGGGTCAAGGGCTGA
- a CDS encoding 6-phospho-beta-glucosidase — translation MKLAIVGGGSTYTPELIDGFARLRDTLPISELVLIDPAAERLELIGGLARRIFARQGHGAVVTVTTDLAAGVADADAVLLQLRVGGQAARNQDETWPLECGCVGQETTGAGGLAKALRTVPVVLDIAEQVRRTNPDAWIVDFTNPVGIVTRALQTAGHKAVGLCNVAIGFQRKFAVHLGVDPELVRLDHVGLNHLTWERGVTLLDAPGSASGREVLPDLLGGFGKEIAEDLHLPQAVIERLGVVPSYYLRYFYQHDAVVAELREQGSRAAHVAEIERQLLELYADPTLDTKPELLGKRGGAFYSEAAVQLIAALLGTGGGTSVQVVNTRNDGVLPFLPDDAVIEVPAEVDAAGVRPLPQRPLEPLYAGLVAAVTAYEHLALDAALHGGRDRVFDALLAHPLVGQIELADRLTDRLLAHNREHLAWA, via the coding sequence CTGAAGTTGGCCATCGTCGGCGGTGGTTCGACGTACACCCCGGAACTGATCGACGGCTTCGCCCGGCTGCGTGACACCCTGCCGATCAGCGAACTGGTGCTGATCGACCCGGCCGCCGAGCGGCTGGAGCTGATCGGCGGGCTCGCCCGGCGGATCTTCGCCCGGCAGGGGCACGGCGCGGTGGTCACCGTGACGACCGACCTGGCCGCCGGGGTCGCCGACGCCGACGCCGTCCTGCTGCAACTGCGCGTCGGCGGGCAGGCGGCGCGCAACCAGGACGAGACCTGGCCGCTGGAGTGCGGCTGCGTCGGGCAGGAGACCACCGGCGCCGGCGGGCTCGCCAAGGCGCTGCGCACCGTCCCGGTGGTCCTCGACATCGCCGAGCAGGTCCGCCGGACCAACCCGGACGCCTGGATCGTGGACTTCACCAACCCGGTGGGCATCGTCACCCGGGCGCTGCAGACCGCCGGCCACAAGGCCGTCGGTCTGTGCAACGTCGCCATCGGCTTCCAGCGCAAGTTCGCCGTGCACCTCGGGGTGGACCCGGAGCTGGTCCGGCTCGACCACGTCGGGCTGAACCACCTGACCTGGGAGCGCGGGGTGACGCTGCTGGACGCCCCGGGTTCCGCGAGCGGGCGGGAGGTGCTGCCGGACCTGCTCGGCGGCTTCGGCAAGGAGATCGCCGAGGACCTGCACCTGCCGCAGGCCGTCATCGAACGGCTCGGCGTCGTACCGTCCTACTACCTGCGGTACTTCTACCAGCACGACGCGGTGGTCGCCGAGCTCAGGGAACAGGGCTCGCGGGCCGCCCACGTCGCCGAGATCGAACGGCAGCTGCTGGAGCTGTACGCCGACCCGACCCTCGACACCAAGCCCGAACTGCTCGGCAAGCGCGGCGGCGCCTTCTACTCCGAGGCCGCCGTCCAGCTGATCGCGGCACTGCTCGGGACCGGCGGCGGCACCTCCGTCCAGGTGGTCAACACCCGCAACGACGGCGTGCTGCCCTTCCTGCCCGACGACGCCGTCATCGAGGTGCCGGCCGAGGTCGACGCGGCGGGCGTGCGCCCGCTGCCGCAGCGCCCGCTGGAACCGCTGTACGCCGGGCTCGTCGCCGCCGTCACCGCGTACGAGCACCTGGCCCTCGACGCCGCCCTGCACGGCGGCCGCGACCGGGTCTTCGACGCCCTGCTCGCCCACCCGCTGGTCGGCCAGATCGAACTCGCCGACCGGCTCACGGACCGACTGCTCGCCCACAACCGCGAGCACCTCGCCTGGGCCTGA